From one Rhodoferax sp. PAMC 29310 genomic stretch:
- a CDS encoding DMT family transporter encodes MTESAQRDRRAQTGGALLIVLATLIFSILDTSTKYASTLAPVLMLLWFRYAFQAVATFALRFPVQKMGLFRTKNPRFQALRGALLLVTSFCSFFGLQYLPVGEFTAMVMLSPLAATGMAAWLLKDRVSPQRWVLMGVGLVGVLLVVRPGGQVFTWALLFPIALVTTFAWFQVLTSRLSGHENPYTTHFYTGLVGTMVTTPIVVFNWESSALIAHWPLFVLIGLCGTVGHLFLIRAYMRASAPVLTPFLYSQIAFATLGGWLVFDHTPDGFAWMGIAVITLSGIGNALLSARELAKRQKAAAACTTPSV; translated from the coding sequence TTGACCGAGTCAGCTCAACGCGACCGGCGCGCGCAGACCGGCGGTGCCTTGCTCATTGTCCTGGCCACACTGATCTTCTCAATCCTAGACACCAGCACCAAATACGCATCAACGCTGGCGCCGGTGTTGATGCTGCTCTGGTTTCGGTACGCCTTTCAGGCGGTTGCCACCTTTGCCTTGCGCTTTCCCGTGCAAAAAATGGGCTTGTTCCGTACCAAAAACCCCCGCTTTCAAGCTCTGCGGGGAGCGTTGTTGCTGGTCACCAGCTTTTGTTCATTTTTTGGCCTGCAGTATTTGCCCGTAGGTGAATTTACCGCCATGGTCATGCTGTCACCTTTGGCAGCCACCGGCATGGCCGCCTGGCTGCTGAAAGACCGGGTGTCGCCCCAGCGCTGGGTGTTGATGGGCGTCGGTTTGGTCGGGGTCTTGCTGGTGGTTCGCCCAGGCGGGCAAGTCTTCACTTGGGCACTCTTGTTTCCCATTGCGCTGGTCACCACCTTTGCCTGGTTTCAAGTCCTTACCAGCCGCTTGAGCGGGCATGAAAACCCCTACACCACCCATTTCTACACAGGTCTGGTGGGCACTATGGTGACGACCCCCATCGTGGTGTTCAACTGGGAATCATCTGCCCTTATTGCCCATTGGCCGCTCTTTGTTTTGATCGGTCTGTGCGGCACCGTTGGCCACCTGTTCCTGATTCGAGCCTACATGCGCGCTTCGGCCCCAGTTCTGACACCGTTCCTCTATTCACAAATTGCATTTGCCACACTGGGTGGATGGCTGGTGTTTGACCACACCCCAGACGGCTTTGCATGGATGGGCATTGCGGTGATCACGCTCAGCGGCATTGGCAACGCCTTGCTGTCGGCGCGGGAACTCGCCAAACGCCAAAAAGCGGCCGCAGCCTGCACCACTCCATCGGTTTGA
- a CDS encoding 3',5'-nucleoside bisphosphate phosphatase codes for MTTLLNADLHCHSVVSDGTLNPEALAQRAKANGVELWALTDHDEIGGLTRAAAAAKAEGLNFLTGVEISVTFIGHTVHIVGLGFDATNEALIAGLQQTRGGRGQRAKDMADGLAKAGIMGAYEGALQFAGNHDLISRTHFARFLVETKVCKDTYEVFRKYLTEGKPGFVEHRWATLKDAVTWITQAGGVAIIAHPARYKFSTNEEYALFTEFKTHGGQGVEVITGSHTPAEFLSYADTAREFDLAASRGSDFHSPDESHTELGTLPLLPSTLKPVWELIKDRIQYAGDPT; via the coding sequence GTGACTACCCTACTCAACGCCGACCTTCATTGCCATTCCGTTGTTTCTGACGGCACCCTCAACCCCGAAGCCCTCGCGCAGCGCGCCAAGGCCAACGGGGTTGAACTGTGGGCTCTCACTGACCACGACGAGATCGGTGGCTTGACCCGCGCTGCGGCAGCTGCCAAGGCGGAAGGGTTGAACTTTCTGACAGGCGTTGAGATTTCCGTTACCTTCATTGGCCACACGGTGCACATCGTCGGCTTGGGCTTTGATGCCACAAACGAAGCCCTGATCGCCGGCCTGCAACAAACCCGCGGCGGACGGGGACAGCGTGCCAAGGACATGGCCGACGGATTGGCGAAAGCTGGCATCATGGGCGCCTATGAAGGCGCGTTGCAATTTGCCGGCAACCACGATTTGATCTCGCGCACTCACTTTGCCCGCTTTTTGGTGGAAACCAAGGTCTGCAAAGACACCTACGAGGTGTTTCGCAAGTACCTGACCGAAGGCAAGCCCGGCTTTGTGGAGCACCGCTGGGCCACTTTGAAAGATGCGGTGACCTGGATCACCCAGGCTGGCGGCGTCGCGATCATTGCCCACCCTGCGCGCTACAAGTTTTCAACCAACGAGGAATATGCGCTGTTCACCGAGTTCAAAACACACGGCGGCCAGGGCGTCGAAGTGATCACCGGCAGTCACACCCCTGCCGAATTTTTGAGCTATGCCGACACCGCCCGCGAGTTTGATCTGGCAGCGTCCCGTGGCAGTGACTTCCACAGCCCGGATGAGAGTCACACCGAACTGGGGACTCTGCCCCTATTGCCGAGCACCCTCAAGCCAGTGTGGGAATTGATCAAGGATCGCATCCAATACGCCGGCGATCCCACTTGA
- the recJ gene encoding single-stranded-DNA-specific exonuclease RecJ has translation MKIIVRDIPPRSAWALEQAGIHPLLAQLYAARGVQSPQELDDGLARLIPPTDMLGTAAAAVLLADAIAANKKLCIVADYDCDGATACAVGVRGLRLLGAQHVDYIVPDRVVDGYGLTPPISQRVRDSGADVLITVDNGIASFDGVATARALGLQVLVTDHHLPASRNGQIELPEADVIVNPNQPGCTFVSKSIAGVGVMFYVLLALRAELRQRGVFDAQNQPKLDTLLPLVALGTVADVVKLDANNRRLVAQGLKRIRALALPAGLASLFVAAGRQAATATTFDFGFALGPRINAAGRLSDMTLGIECLLTDDPAHGDELAKTLDGINRQRREIEGDMREQAFAIAESLFDESEEPPPAICVFDPDFHEGVVGIVASRIKDKLHRPTFVFAASAAPGKEHEMKGSGRSIPGFHLRDALDLVAKRYPGVLLRFGGHAMAAGCTIAEEHFDQFEQGLNEVAQEWLDAATLTRRLETDGPLKPEFRRVELVDALHKEVWGQGFAAPTFSEEVEVVSQRLVGEKHLALKLKHQGQPVDGIWFGRTESLPARVKLAFRLDADAWNGVRRVRFLVEGAET, from the coding sequence ATGAAAATAATAGTAAGAGACATACCTCCCCGCTCGGCCTGGGCCTTGGAGCAGGCCGGCATTCACCCTCTGCTGGCGCAGCTTTACGCCGCGCGCGGTGTGCAAAGCCCTCAGGAACTCGATGACGGCCTGGCCCGGCTCATTCCGCCCACCGACATGTTGGGCACCGCCGCCGCTGCCGTGTTGCTGGCTGACGCCATTGCCGCCAACAAGAAACTCTGCATCGTGGCCGACTACGACTGTGACGGCGCCACCGCCTGCGCCGTCGGCGTGCGCGGCCTGCGCCTGCTGGGCGCCCAGCACGTGGACTACATCGTGCCGGACCGCGTGGTGGACGGCTATGGCCTCACGCCACCGATTTCGCAGCGCGTCAGAGACAGTGGCGCCGATGTGTTGATCACCGTGGACAACGGCATTGCCAGTTTCGACGGCGTGGCCACGGCGCGGGCGCTCGGCTTGCAAGTGCTGGTCACCGACCACCACCTGCCCGCCAGCCGCAACGGCCAAATCGAACTGCCCGAGGCCGATGTCATCGTCAACCCCAACCAGCCTGGCTGCACGTTTGTCAGCAAGTCCATCGCCGGTGTGGGCGTGATGTTTTACGTGCTGCTGGCGTTGCGCGCCGAGTTGCGCCAACGCGGCGTGTTTGACGCGCAAAACCAACCCAAGCTCGACACCCTTTTGCCGCTGGTGGCGCTGGGCACGGTGGCAGACGTCGTCAAGCTCGACGCCAATAACCGCCGCCTTGTCGCTCAAGGGCTAAAACGCATCCGGGCACTCGCCCTGCCTGCGGGACTAGCTTCTCTTTTTGTAGCAGCCGGGCGCCAAGCCGCGACGGCCACCACCTTTGATTTCGGTTTTGCCCTGGGGCCACGCATCAACGCCGCCGGGCGACTGTCCGACATGACGCTCGGCATTGAATGTTTGTTGACCGATGACCCCGCGCACGGTGATGAACTCGCCAAAACGCTGGATGGCATTAACCGCCAGCGCCGCGAAATTGAGGGCGATATGCGCGAGCAGGCCTTTGCCATTGCCGAGTCGCTGTTTGACGAATCCGAAGAGCCGCCACCCGCCATTTGTGTGTTTGACCCCGACTTTCACGAAGGCGTGGTCGGCATCGTGGCCTCACGCATCAAAGACAAGCTGCACCGCCCCACCTTTGTGTTCGCTGCCAGCGCTGCGCCCGGCAAAGAACATGAGATGAAAGGGTCTGGGCGCTCCATCCCCGGTTTTCATTTGCGCGACGCGCTCGATCTGGTGGCCAAACGCTACCCGGGCGTGCTGCTGCGCTTTGGCGGTCACGCCATGGCGGCGGGCTGCACCATTGCCGAAGAACACTTTGACCAATTCGAGCAAGGCCTCAACGAAGTTGCCCAAGAGTGGTTGGACGCCGCCACGCTGACCCGCCGCCTGGAGACCGATGGCCCCTTGAAGCCCGAGTTTCGCCGCGTGGAACTGGTTGACGCCCTGCACAAAGAGGTCTGGGGGCAGGGGTTTGCCGCACCGACCTTCAGTGAAGAAGTCGAAGTGGTCTCACAGCGCCTGGTGGGTGAAAAACACCTGGCCCTCAAACTCAAGCACCAAGGGCAACCAGTCGACGGCATCTGGTTTGGCCGAACCGAGTCACTGCCCGCCCGCGTCAAGCTCGCGTTTCGCCTCGACGCGGACGCCTGGAACGGCGTGCGCCGGGTGCGCTTTCTGGTCGAAGGCGCGGAAACTTGA
- a CDS encoding phosphoglycerate mutase: MHLLIPFAYCLAEGCASALPKLKLPQLEKLLARLTADAPDQGDEFSLSTPHERALARALGLPTTDGLIPWAAHHAQAESGAAFITPCHWQAGSHQIAMGEWPLADFSEDESRALMAAMQPYFEEDGITLQFDDATRWLAHSPVFDDIATASLDRVAGRNLENWMPRDANAAPLRRLQNEMQMLLYTHPVNEARSSRRAPVVNSFWLSGTGRLNTTTPAASASPPIVIDTLRQAALKEDWSSWTQAWQQVDANECTKLRAALDQGEAVQVTLCGERHAQTFQSRPRTLISQFKRIFGPQPASNLLNQL, translated from the coding sequence ATGCACCTTTTGATTCCGTTTGCCTATTGCCTCGCCGAAGGCTGCGCGTCCGCCCTGCCGAAACTGAAACTCCCTCAGCTGGAGAAACTGCTGGCCCGGCTGACGGCCGATGCACCAGACCAAGGCGACGAGTTCAGCCTCTCAACCCCACATGAACGGGCGCTGGCCCGAGCCTTGGGTTTGCCAACGACAGACGGCCTCATCCCCTGGGCCGCTCACCATGCGCAGGCTGAAAGCGGCGCGGCCTTCATCACGCCATGCCACTGGCAAGCAGGCTCGCACCAGATCGCCATGGGCGAGTGGCCTCTGGCAGACTTTTCTGAAGATGAATCACGCGCCCTGATGGCGGCCATGCAACCCTATTTTGAAGAAGACGGCATCACGCTGCAGTTTGATGACGCCACCCGATGGCTGGCCCACAGCCCCGTGTTTGACGACATTGCCACTGCCTCACTGGACCGGGTGGCCGGGCGCAACCTGGAAAACTGGATGCCCCGCGACGCCAACGCTGCGCCTCTGCGCCGCTTGCAAAACGAGATGCAGATGCTGCTCTACACCCATCCCGTGAACGAGGCCCGGTCTTCCCGGCGCGCACCCGTGGTCAATTCGTTTTGGCTGAGCGGCACCGGGCGCTTGAACACAACTACACCTGCGGCGAGTGCGTCACCGCCCATCGTCATCGACACCCTGCGCCAAGCGGCGTTGAAAGAAGATTGGAGCAGCTGGACGCAAGCCTGGCAGCAGGTCGACGCCAACGAATGCACAAAACTGCGGGCCGCGCTGGATCAAGGGGAGGCCGTTCAAGTCACACTCTGCGGCGAACGCCACGCCCAAACCTTCCAGAGCCGCCCCCGCACACTGATAAGCCAATTTAAGAGAATTTTTGGCCCCCAGCCCGCGTCTAACCTGCTGAACCAGCTATGA
- a CDS encoding sulfite exporter TauE/SafE family protein, with protein sequence MHPHPNRPEPVGFTTSEAPRNAVFSSRLFRYWLYFQVSWVTLAVLWLSTSHHLPALTGYSGETPAWVSGLLSAMLVGMAAQLVDGALGMAYGVTATTFLIANGASPAAASASVHIAEVFTTGASGWSHYSLGNVSKKLFWRLLAPGLVGVTAGALLLFHIDGAMIKPYISAYLLGMGGWILYRAFVLYRRKKVIVPAKNPPVAALAITGGFLDAVGGGGWVPVVTTNLIGTGQDPRTTIGTVNSAEFFFSVAGAGVFTLFVGITDWYLST encoded by the coding sequence ATGCATCCCCACCCCAATCGTCCTGAACCTGTTGGATTCACCACCAGCGAAGCGCCGCGAAATGCGGTATTTAGTTCCCGCCTTTTCCGCTATTGGTTGTATTTCCAGGTTAGCTGGGTCACGCTGGCCGTGCTCTGGCTGAGCACGAGTCATCACCTTCCCGCCTTGACGGGCTATTCGGGCGAGACGCCGGCCTGGGTGTCTGGTTTGTTGAGCGCCATGTTGGTGGGCATGGCGGCCCAATTGGTTGACGGCGCGCTGGGCATGGCTTACGGCGTGACGGCGACCACATTTTTGATTGCCAACGGCGCTTCTCCTGCGGCTGCCAGCGCCAGCGTTCACATTGCCGAGGTGTTCACCACCGGTGCGTCCGGCTGGTCTCATTACTCCTTGGGCAATGTCAGCAAGAAGCTGTTTTGGCGCTTACTCGCACCGGGCTTGGTTGGCGTCACTGCGGGCGCATTGCTGTTGTTCCACATCGATGGCGCCATGATCAAACCCTATATCTCCGCCTATTTGCTGGGCATGGGCGGGTGGATTTTGTACCGCGCTTTCGTCCTTTACCGGCGCAAGAAGGTCATCGTTCCCGCGAAGAACCCCCCGGTGGCGGCATTGGCCATCACCGGTGGTTTTCTGGACGCTGTGGGCGGCGGCGGCTGGGTGCCCGTGGTCACCACGAATCTGATTGGCACGGGTCAAGACCCCCGCACCACCATTGGCACCGTCAACTCCGCCGAGTTCTTTTTTTCAGTGGCTGGCGCCGGAGTATTTACCTTGTTTGTGGGGATCACGGACTGGTACCTGAGTACCTGA